A single Curtobacterium sp. MCJR17_020 DNA region contains:
- the ruvA gene encoding Holliday junction branch migration protein RuvA, which yields MIASLRGTCIDIAGSGVVIEAGGVGYAVTVTPAHALTMRHGSEVFVRTAMIVREDEHLLFGFESTDALQVFDLLRSVTGVGPKSAMGVLAHMDPSQVANAVAKDDDGAFRKVSGIGPKTAKLIILALTGKLAAFEQAAVVTAGRGTAAHPAATDVVSALIGLGWREDAAQTAVDETVANEPGAAAMGTQALLRAALGALRPAGAGR from the coding sequence ATGATCGCGAGTCTCCGGGGTACCTGCATCGACATCGCCGGTTCCGGCGTGGTGATCGAGGCCGGGGGAGTCGGGTACGCCGTCACCGTGACCCCGGCCCACGCACTGACGATGCGCCACGGGTCCGAGGTGTTCGTCCGCACCGCGATGATCGTGCGCGAGGACGAGCACCTGCTCTTCGGCTTCGAGTCGACCGACGCCCTCCAGGTGTTCGACCTGCTGCGCAGCGTCACGGGCGTCGGGCCCAAGTCCGCGATGGGCGTCCTGGCCCACATGGACCCGTCGCAGGTCGCGAACGCCGTCGCGAAGGACGACGACGGCGCCTTCCGCAAGGTCTCCGGCATCGGCCCGAAGACCGCCAAGCTCATCATCCTCGCGCTCACCGGCAAGCTCGCGGCGTTCGAGCAGGCCGCCGTCGTCACCGCTGGTCGTGGCACTGCTGCCCACCCGGCTGCGACCGACGTCGTCTCCGCACTGATCGGCCTCGGCTGGCGCGAGGACGCAGCACAGACCGCCGTCGACGAGACCGTCGCGAACGAGCCAGGGGCCGCAGCCATGGGCACGCAGGCGCTGCTCCGCGCCGCGCTCGGTGCGCTCCGGCCCGCCGGTGCCGGTCGATGA